One Halobacterium zhouii genomic region harbors:
- a CDS encoding LysE family translocator: MFTAAVSLAAGAVLGLSLSAPPGPMNAVIAEESVSRGWTSGFAAGLGAMAADACFFVLALAGVVAFLENAPTVEAVMVGVGGLLMLYYAHGALRDARSFSDAEAADGHGFRKAFALAIANPYQVTWWVTVGVGLLNPSSVSAFGVSLAAANGALTVVGFFAGIFLWITLFPAALRAAGDRVDALGTAVSYASAAVLAVFGVVFLRTAVVG; this comes from the coding sequence GTGTTCACCGCCGCCGTCTCACTCGCCGCCGGCGCCGTACTCGGCCTCTCGCTTTCGGCGCCGCCCGGCCCGATGAACGCCGTCATCGCGGAGGAGAGCGTTTCGCGGGGCTGGACGTCGGGGTTCGCCGCGGGCCTCGGTGCGATGGCCGCGGACGCCTGTTTCTTCGTGCTCGCGCTCGCAGGCGTCGTCGCGTTCCTCGAGAACGCGCCAACGGTCGAGGCCGTGATGGTGGGTGTCGGCGGGCTACTGATGCTGTACTACGCACACGGCGCGCTCCGGGACGCCCGCTCCTTTTCCGACGCCGAGGCAGCCGACGGCCACGGCTTCCGGAAGGCGTTCGCGCTCGCCATCGCAAACCCCTATCAGGTGACGTGGTGGGTGACAGTTGGCGTCGGCCTCCTGAACCCGAGTTCCGTCTCGGCGTTCGGCGTCTCGCTCGCCGCGGCGAACGGCGCGCTCACTGTCGTCGGCTTCTTCGCTGGTATCTTCCTCTGGATAACGCTGTTCCCGGCGGCGCTCAGAGCGGCCGGCGACCGGGTCGACGCGCTCGGCACTGCGGTCTCGTACGCGAGCGCGGCGGTGCTGGCGGTGTTCGGCGTCGTCTTCCTGCGAACCGCGGTCGTGGGTTAG